One Cellulomonas sp. NS3 genomic region harbors:
- a CDS encoding DUF4913 domain-containing protein, with the protein MRHEGPSGPAVWFADYFDPMMAVLTSTTRPFHACQEEALGGHTIPLALPVATPPTGLFRDAGHPDER; encoded by the coding sequence CTGCGCCACGAAGGCCCCTCCGGCCCCGCCGTGTGGTTCGCGGACTACTTCGACCCGATGATGGCCGTACTGACTAGCACCACCCGGCCTTTCCATGCCTGCCAGGAGGAGGCGCTCGGCGGGCACACGATCCCACTCGCCCTGCCGGTCGCCACCCCACCCACCGGGCTCTTCCGGGACGCAGGACACCCCGACGAGCGGTAA
- a CDS encoding alpha/beta fold hydrolase gives MSTTSTPTIVLVHGAFADAGSWAPTTALLIEAGTEVTAIANPLRGLHCDAAYVASVINQIPGPVLAVGHAYGGSVITHACAATPSVVGLVYVAAFAPDEGERLIDAVGSSHDSVLTAALVRTEYPTGGGDATAAEVVIDPERFHAVFAADLPPFQSDVFGHSQRPVAVQSFTEETGTPAWRTLPVWAAVPTADAAAGSDLVLSMAQRAGATITEIDGSHAISISQPEAVAEVILSAHRAVS, from the coding sequence ATGTCCACGACCTCCACACCCACGATCGTGCTCGTCCACGGCGCCTTCGCCGATGCCGGAAGCTGGGCACCCACCACCGCGCTCCTCATCGAAGCGGGCACGGAAGTCACCGCGATCGCCAACCCCCTGCGTGGACTGCACTGCGACGCCGCGTACGTCGCCAGCGTGATCAACCAGATCCCCGGACCGGTCCTCGCCGTCGGCCACGCGTACGGCGGTTCCGTGATCACCCATGCCTGCGCCGCGACGCCCAGCGTCGTCGGTCTCGTCTACGTCGCTGCCTTCGCTCCTGACGAGGGCGAAAGGCTCATCGACGCCGTCGGCAGCTCGCACGACAGCGTCCTGACCGCAGCGCTCGTGCGAACCGAGTACCCAACCGGGGGCGGTGACGCGACGGCTGCCGAGGTGGTGATCGACCCCGAACGCTTTCATGCCGTGTTCGCCGCCGACCTGCCTCCGTTTCAGTCGGACGTGTTCGGCCACTCACAGCGTCCGGTCGCCGTTCAGTCCTTCACCGAGGAGACCGGAACGCCGGCGTGGAGGACTCTCCCCGTCTGGGCGGCGGTCCCCACCGCCGACGCCGCCGCGGGCAGCGACCTCGTCCTGTCCATGGCCCAACGCGCCGGCGCGACCATCACGGAGATCGACGGATCCCACGCCATCTCAATCTCCCAACCGGAGGCCGTCGCGGAGGTCATCCTCAGCGCCCACCGAGCAGTGAGCTGA
- a CDS encoding helix-turn-helix domain-containing protein, with protein sequence MVVLLDTRTVASMERLPAISAALEGTTAPCEVRYDDAPERVFTRIEAWRLGDLDVWRNEASGMRMTRESRHLRVDPDGRVAIAVQEAGQSLINYDDTDPDARAGIGGLICVDLTKPYDYAWRGLGSAFCISVPAEQVGLPAHVVRTASRQLRTSPLYGLFQRHLLGLAHNTDAVTADPAAAGVASASVELLRALLASAAHDVRFERSTMAATLLVQVRAYVQQHLREPDLTPATVARAHNISERHLFRVCASADFSLEQWIIRRRLVGAHEELARASNVMVPIASIARRWGFRDPAHFTRRFKATYGITPRDWRRIALSGSADA encoded by the coding sequence ATGGTGGTGCTGCTGGACACCCGGACCGTCGCGTCCATGGAACGGCTGCCGGCGATCTCGGCCGCGTTGGAGGGCACCACCGCTCCGTGCGAGGTCCGCTACGACGACGCTCCGGAGCGCGTCTTCACGCGTATCGAGGCGTGGCGGCTGGGCGACCTGGACGTGTGGCGCAACGAGGCCTCCGGGATGCGGATGACCCGGGAGAGCCGTCACCTCCGGGTCGACCCGGACGGTCGGGTGGCCATCGCCGTCCAAGAGGCGGGTCAGTCTCTGATCAACTACGACGACACCGACCCCGACGCTCGCGCGGGCATCGGTGGTCTGATCTGCGTCGACCTGACGAAGCCGTACGACTACGCGTGGCGGGGACTGGGCTCGGCGTTCTGCATCTCGGTACCTGCTGAGCAGGTCGGGCTGCCGGCGCACGTCGTCCGCACCGCCTCCCGCCAGCTCAGGACCAGCCCGCTGTACGGCCTGTTCCAACGGCACCTTCTCGGGTTGGCGCACAACACCGACGCGGTCACGGCCGACCCGGCCGCCGCCGGGGTCGCCAGTGCCTCGGTGGAACTGCTGCGTGCTCTGCTCGCGTCCGCCGCGCATGACGTCCGGTTCGAACGGAGCACGATGGCGGCGACGCTGCTCGTCCAGGTTCGGGCGTACGTTCAGCAGCACCTGCGCGAACCGGACCTGACTCCTGCCACGGTCGCACGGGCGCACAACATCTCCGAGCGGCATCTCTTCAGAGTCTGTGCTTCAGCGGACTTCAGTCTGGAGCAGTGGATCATCCGCCGACGCCTGGTCGGCGCGCACGAAGAGCTCGCCCGAGCCTCGAACGTGATGGTTCCGATCGCGTCGATCGCCCGCCGCTGGGGATTCCGCGACCCTGCGCACTTCACGCGTCGCTTCAAGGCGACCTACGGGATCACCCCGCGGGACTGGCGCCGTATCGCACTCTCCGGGTCTGCCGACGCCTGA
- a CDS encoding alpha/beta fold hydrolase, which produces MPYVIADDGAQIFYKDWGADGTPVLLSHGWPLNADAWDAAALFLAEHGHRVIAHDRRGHGRSSQTWAGNDMDTYADDLARLIDHLDLTDITLVGHSTGGGEAVHYIGRHGTARVAGLVLVSAVPPLMLDGADNPGGLPLGVFDQIRAGENADRSQLYRDLADGPFFGHNRNGDVSQGVRDTFWLQSMASGHRGAYECIAAFSATDFRPDLEKVDVPTLVIHGSDDQIVPFDVGGKRSAAAIVGATLTIYEGGAHGLPDTERDRLHTDLLTFIDSLTA; this is translated from the coding sequence ATGCCTTACGTCATCGCCGATGACGGCGCGCAGATCTTCTACAAGGACTGGGGAGCCGACGGCACGCCGGTGCTACTCAGCCACGGCTGGCCGCTCAACGCGGACGCGTGGGACGCCGCAGCGCTGTTCCTCGCCGAGCACGGCCACCGGGTGATCGCCCACGACCGGCGCGGGCACGGCCGCTCCAGCCAGACCTGGGCCGGCAACGACATGGACACCTACGCCGACGACCTTGCCCGTCTGATCGACCACCTCGACCTGACAGACATCACCCTCGTCGGCCACTCGACCGGCGGCGGTGAAGCCGTGCACTACATCGGCCGGCACGGCACCGCGCGCGTGGCCGGACTCGTCCTCGTCTCGGCGGTGCCGCCCCTCATGCTCGACGGCGCGGACAACCCCGGCGGGCTTCCTCTCGGGGTGTTCGACCAGATCCGGGCGGGCGAGAACGCCGACCGCTCCCAGCTGTACCGGGACCTGGCCGACGGGCCGTTCTTCGGTCACAACCGCAACGGCGACGTCTCGCAGGGCGTCCGCGACACGTTCTGGCTCCAGTCCATGGCCAGCGGCCACCGTGGCGCCTACGAGTGCATCGCGGCGTTCTCGGCCACCGACTTCCGTCCGGACCTGGAGAAGGTCGACGTCCCGACCCTCGTGATCCACGGCTCAGACGACCAGATCGTGCCCTTTGACGTCGGCGGCAAGCGATCCGCCGCGGCGATCGTCGGCGCGACCCTGACCATCTACGAGGGCGGGGCACACGGCCTGCCCGACACCGAGCGCGACCGCCTGCACACCGACCTGCTCACCTTCATCGACTCACTGACCGCCTGA
- a CDS encoding ribbon-helix-helix domain-containing protein, with amino-acid sequence MGQRQTSVRISPDALNALESLAAARGASREQCVRDLLDQYICAQASRPSEQRLTHISTVLRFPPAPAIPGASDGRVRLAVRLDDGVATWAGSFALRLPGQGAARGPRDYSPRPLTDALTTAIATTVPFVDGGLEGLPQVVEQRVALGLWRLTVAATLTAAEQHVIYGGRDAATVLSDEHVAWHGTWRLDVMRHLARLLLTGPDASANLQMLRDQTDAEFVRHRYDLERTDDFDHPWLRRAPLPASDASGRGGAAVWRAERKLGLSDIARWLTTPGPPSTLHVRPPGWDLCPPAGWEPHRGSHGMRPTEVEVHLVRTGRVLRITHGSRWALWPFADVDKPVPAFDAVIAGAMTLQPTDVVELALMPTKETRMPRVPAGLALDWGFISELEHDRLVADAAQRRRAALNRTRRGRSGSRLSSSNWRALETAVDDPGRFTRLARRLNIKGIFVPCVKWRVGSVAEALEAGATESQLRWLVGTMREVRTLELEVSMQQAWHEGFRAARAVPPI; translated from the coding sequence GTGGGTCAACGACAGACAAGCGTCCGCATCTCGCCCGACGCGCTCAACGCCCTTGAGTCGCTCGCAGCTGCGCGGGGTGCGAGCCGGGAGCAGTGCGTCAGAGACCTCCTCGATCAGTACATCTGTGCGCAAGCATCCAGGCCCTCGGAGCAGAGGCTCACCCACATCTCTACGGTGCTGCGGTTCCCGCCGGCACCGGCGATCCCGGGTGCGTCGGACGGCCGCGTGCGCCTTGCCGTCCGACTGGATGACGGAGTCGCCACCTGGGCGGGCTCGTTCGCTTTGCGTCTTCCTGGGCAGGGCGCCGCGCGAGGTCCTCGCGACTACTCACCCCGTCCGTTGACCGACGCGCTGACGACAGCCATCGCGACGACGGTTCCGTTCGTTGATGGTGGGCTTGAAGGCTTGCCGCAAGTCGTTGAGCAGAGGGTTGCCCTGGGCCTGTGGAGGCTGACAGTCGCCGCGACCCTCACGGCCGCTGAGCAGCACGTCATCTATGGCGGCCGGGACGCGGCCACGGTGCTGAGCGACGAGCACGTCGCCTGGCACGGGACCTGGCGCCTTGACGTCATGCGCCACCTGGCGCGCCTGCTGCTCACGGGTCCGGACGCATCCGCCAACCTCCAGATGTTGCGGGACCAGACCGACGCCGAGTTCGTGCGACACCGATACGACCTCGAGCGCACCGACGACTTCGATCACCCGTGGCTTCGTCGAGCGCCGCTGCCCGCGAGCGATGCTTCCGGCCGCGGAGGCGCAGCGGTATGGCGTGCCGAGCGGAAGCTCGGTCTCTCCGATATCGCACGGTGGCTTACGACACCGGGCCCGCCCTCAACCCTTCACGTGAGGCCTCCGGGCTGGGACTTGTGCCCGCCGGCCGGCTGGGAGCCTCATCGAGGCTCGCACGGGATGCGCCCGACCGAGGTCGAGGTCCATCTCGTACGTACGGGTCGCGTGCTGCGGATCACGCACGGCTCGCGGTGGGCGCTCTGGCCGTTCGCCGACGTCGACAAGCCGGTACCAGCGTTTGACGCCGTCATCGCCGGGGCGATGACCCTGCAGCCAACCGATGTCGTCGAGCTGGCGCTGATGCCGACGAAGGAGACTCGGATGCCACGAGTCCCTGCAGGCCTGGCACTCGACTGGGGCTTCATCTCAGAACTGGAGCACGATCGCCTCGTCGCGGACGCCGCGCAACGACGGCGTGCTGCCTTGAACCGTACCCGACGTGGCCGCTCCGGAAGCCGGCTGTCGTCGAGCAACTGGCGGGCCCTTGAGACCGCAGTCGATGACCCGGGGCGCTTCACCCGACTCGCAAGGCGGCTCAACATCAAGGGCATCTTCGTGCCCTGCGTGAAGTGGAGGGTCGGTTCCGTCGCGGAAGCTCTCGAGGCCGGTGCTACGGAGAGCCAACTCCGGTGGCTCGTGGGCACCATGCGTGAGGTCCGCACTCTTGAGCTGGAGGTGAGCATGCAGCAGGCCTGGCACGAGGGCTTCCGGGCGGCCCGAGCGGTCCCGCCCATCTGA